One part of the Prunus persica cultivar Lovell chromosome G5, Prunus_persica_NCBIv2, whole genome shotgun sequence genome encodes these proteins:
- the LOC18777755 gene encoding basic blue protein produces MSGTRVKAQSRALVIIFGLLCLLLQSEESHHGTEYVVGDDKGWDLYPEVSNWGKDKHFKAGDVLVFKYSNPLFSVAAVDAKGYQSCSAKGHLKKLYNSGDDHVVLKKGQNYFICNVIDYCGYGMRIAVHAE; encoded by the exons ATGTCTGGGACAAGAGTTAAAGCACAGAGCAGAGCTTTGGTCATCATATTTGGCCTTCTCTGCTTGCTTTTGCAAAGTGAAGAATCCCACCATGGAACTGAATATGTAGTGGGAGATGACAAGGGCTGGGACCTGTATCCGGAGGTATCCAATTGGGGGAAAGACAAGCACTTCAAGGCTGGAGATGTCTTGG TTTTCAAATATAGCAACCCATTATTTAGCGTGGCGGCTGTGGATGCAAAAGGGTACCAAAGTTGTAGTGCAAAAGGCCATCTTAAGAAGTTATACAACTCTGGGGACGATCATGTCGTGTTAAAGAAGGGTCAAAACTACTTTATTTGTAATGTTATAGATTACTGTGGATATGGAATGAGAATTGCTGTTCATGCAGAGTGA
- the LOC18778030 gene encoding phosphatidylserine decarboxylase proenzyme 1, mitochondrial: MKFRASHRVCIFSHSTHLNSLHNQRRCFASFLKKLHKTPQARSFSNGGGGGSKGDSFLLPGATVATLLMLGALHVRRMYDDRKVEEALEKGTEFEFQPDVKSTFLRLLPLRSISRCWGLLTSVEIPVSLRPYVYGAWARAFHSNLEEAALPLDEYTSLREFFVRTLKEGSRPIDPDPRCLVSPVDGTVLRFGELRGAGAMIEQVKGFSYSVFSLLGASSFLPLIAKGDVHEESSEPENASREKSKKSWLRVSLASPKVWDPVSTCPIKGLFYCVIYLKPGDYHRIHAPADWNVLVRRHFSGRLLPVNERATRTIRNLYVENERVVLEGLWKEGFMALAAVGATNIGSIELSIEPELRTNQARKKLLHSEPPEERIYEPDGIGRTLKKGDEVAAFNMGSTVVLVFQAPISLSQENGDSASEFRFSVQRGDRVRVGEALGRWRDQ; this comes from the exons ATGAAGTTTAGGGCTTCACATAGAGTCTGTATATTCTCTCACTCTACACACCTCAATTCCCTCCATAACCAGCGACGATGCTTCGCTTCATTTCTTAAAAAACTCCATAAAACCCCTCAAGCTCGCTCCTTTTCCAATGGCGGAGGTGGTGGTTCTAAAG GTGATTCTTTTCTCTTGCCTGGTGCAACGGTGGCTACTTTGCTTATGCTTGGTGCTCTGCATGTTCGTCGGATGTATGATGACAGGAAG GTTGAGGAGGCACTGGAGAAGGGAAcggaatttgaatttcaaccTGATGTAAAA TCTACATTTTTAAGATTGCTGCCTTTGCGCTCCATTTCCAGATGTTGGGGTTTATTGACCAGTGTG GAAATCCCAGTCTCTCTACGTCCGTATGTTTATGGAGCGTGGGCTCGAGCATTCCATTCAA ACTTGGAAGAAGCAGCTCTCCCTCTGGATGAATACACATCTTTACGAGAGTTCTTTGTTCGCACCTTGAAAGAAGGTTCCAGGCCTATTGACCCTGACCCACGATGTCTG GTTAGTCCTGTGGATGGTACTGTATTACGATTTGGGGAGCTTAGAGGAGCAGGGGCTATGATTGAGCAAGTCAAAGGTTTTTCTTATTCAGTTTTTTCCCTGCTCGGTGCAAGCTCATTTCTTCCTTTGATAGCTAAAGGAGATGTGCATGAGGAGAGTAGTGAACCAGAAAATGCTTCCAGGGAGAAGAGTAAGAAGTCATGGCTGAGAGTTTCATTGGCTTCTCCTAAAGTTTGGGACCCTGTATCAACATG tcCTATAAAAGGCCTCTTTTATTGTGTAATTTACTTGAAGCCTGGAGACTATCATCGCATACATGCACCAGCTGATTGGAATGTTCTTGTCCGCCGTCATTTTTCTG GTCGTCTGCTTCCTGTAAATGAACGTGCTACAAGAACTATCAGAAACCTATATGTTGAGAACGAACGG GTTGTGCTTGAAGGTTTATGGAAAGAAGGATTTATGGCACTTGCTGCTGTTGGAGCAACGAATATTGGTTCAATTGAG CTTTCCATTGAACCGGAACTTCGGACAAACCAGGCAAGAAAGAAGTTACTGCACTCAGAGCCTCCAGAAGAACGGATATATGAACCTGATGGTATTGGTAGGACGCTCAAGAAAGGAGATGAG GTAGCTGCATTCAACATGGGATCAACTGTTGTGCTTGTCTTCCAGGCTCCCATATCACTATCACAAGAAAATGGGGATTCCGCATCAGAGTTCAGGTTTTCGGTCCAACGTGGGGATAGAGTCCGTGTCGGGGAAGCCTTAGGGAGGTGGCGGGATCAGTAG
- the LOC109949296 gene encoding calmodulin-like, producing MSHELSDDQVEKLKQAFNNFDKDGNGTVTTDELSNVMTSIGQNPSEEELEEFIQQMGGDDGRVRFDQFLKFMAKFMNAQ from the exons ATGTCTCACGAATTGAGTGATGATCAAGTCGAGAAGCTCAAGCAAGCCTTCAACAATTTTGACAAGGATGGCAATG GCACTGTCACTACCGATGAGCTGAGCAATGTAATGACCTCAATAGGGCAAAACCCATCCGAGGAAGAATTGGAAGAATTTATTCAACAGATGGGCGGTGATGATGGGAGGGTTCGTTTTGATCAATTCTTGAAATTCATGGCAAAATTCATGAACGCTCagtga
- the LOC18775941 gene encoding E3 ubiquitin ligase PARAQUAT TOLERANCE 3, with translation MAVYYKFKSARDYDSIAMDGPFISVGILKEKIFESKHLGRGTDFDLVVTNAQTNEEYLDEAMLIPKNTSVLIRRVPGRPRMPIVTDSEPKVEDKVEYTEPERTSFLTADSSAMKYPDESDWDDLGGDLYEIPEVLPVQTSYQAPDVQPTNKADEDSKIKALIDTPALDWQQQGPDGFGPGRGFGRGMGGRMMGGRGFGRGGGGLERKTPPQGYICHRCKVPGHFIQHCPTNGDPTFDIKRVKPPTGIPKSMLMATPDGSYALPSGAVAVLRPNEAAFEREIEGLPSTRSVGDLPPELHCPLCKEVMKDAVLTSKCCFKSFCDKCIRNYIMSKSVCVCGATNTLADDLLPNKTLRDTINRILESGGNSSADNAGSTFQVQDMESARCPQPKIPSPTQSAASRGEELQLSLNKETPKIQETADEVKPVVAPQQILEKVRNTKVADVSEATHESMSMKEPASQGSAPLVEEEVQQRLASGEAGKKRKKKKVRMPANDMQWRTSQDLAADNYMMPMGPGAYNPYWNGMQPGMGMEGYMAPYGGPMPYMGYGLGPLDMPFGGFGPQDSFGAQGYMMPMVPPQRDLADFGMGMNGMNGMNGMNGMNGMNGMNGMNGMNGMNGMNGMNGMNGMNVGPPVMSREEFEARKADLRRKRENERRGQTREFSKDREYGREVSSGGGDGASMKSKSKSIARSPSPDYSNSHQHRHRRERSSPERRPSRDPRDLEPQPPRPPKRKSDHHDRDRERAQDRDRGRDYDDYHDHHEDDQQQRQKRHRSDSSSAKPPPSTETTTASAKPASSSSTASAAAAAAAAAAAERKHKASVFSRISFPEGEVSKKRARAASPSATEDNKPSSAHHHKESSSSLANGSVYDEYKTTSSSTAKAGSGGNGSRKAMVSAAASMEYESSDDDRHFKRKPSRYEASPPQKAEQEEPRHSRGSTRDHRDRRHR, from the exons ATGGCGGTGTATTATAAATTTAAGAGTGCAAGAGATTATGATTCAATTGCTATGGACGGTCCTTTCATCTCAGTTggtattttgaaagaaaaaatatttgaatccaaGCACTTAGGGAGGGGTACTGATTTCGACCTTGTGGTCACCAACGCCCAGACCAATGAAG AGTATCTTGATGAAGCAATGTTGATTCCAAAAAATACGTCAGTTTTAATTCGACGCGTACCTGGACGGCCTCGCATGCCAATTGTTACTGATTCAGA GCCAAAGGTGGAAGATAAGGTGGAATATACTGAACCAGAAAGGACTAGCTTTCTGACAGCTGATTCATCTGCCATGAAATAT CCTGATGAGTCAGATTGGGATGATCTTGGAGGtgatttgtatgaaattcCTGAAGTCTTGCCAGTGCAGACAAGTTATCAGGCTCCGGATGTTCAGCCAACAAATAAAGCCGATGAAGATAGCAAGATTAAGGCTTTAATCGACACTCCAGCCTTGGACTGGCAACA GCAAGGTCCTGATGGCTTTGGTCCTGGTAGAGGTTTTGGCAGGGGTATGGGTGGAAGAATGATGGGTGGACGTGGTTTTG GTCGAGGAGGAGGGGGGTTGGAGAGGAAAACACCTCCACAGGGCTATATTTGTCACAGGTGTAAGGTTCCTG GGCATTTTATTCAGCACTGCCCTACAAATGGTGATCCAACTTTTGACATAAAAAGAGTGAAGCCACCCACTGGCATTCCCAAGTCCATGCTGATGGCAACCCCAGATGGCTCATATGCATTGCCAAGTGGTGCAGTAGCTGTTTTGAGGCCAAATGA GGCTGCTTTcgagagagagattgaaggTTTACCATCTACACGGTCTGTTGGTGATCTACCCCCTGAGCTACACTGCCCGTTGTGCAAGGAAGTAATGAAAGATGCTGTGTTAACGAGCAAGTGTTGCTTTAAGAGCTTTTGTGATAAGT GTATCCGGAACTACATTATGTCCAAGTCAGTGTGTGTCTGTGGGGCTACAAATACACTGGCAGACGATCTACTGCCAAATAAGACACTCAGGGATACAATCAATCGAATCTTGGAATCTGGGGGTAACAGTAGTGCTGATAATGCTGGGAGTACTTTCCAAGTTCAag ATATGGAGTCTGCACGCTGTCCACAACCCAAGATTCCTTCTCCAACTCAATCTGCTGCATCAAGGGGAGAAGAACTACAGCTATCTTTGAATAAAGAAACCCCGAAGATACAGGAAACCGCAGATGAGGTAAAGCCTGTTGTTGCCCCACAGCAGATTTTAGAGAAAGTGAGGAATACAAAAGTGGCTGATGTATCTGAAGCTACACATGAGTCAATGAGTATGAAGGAACCAGCATCGCAAGGGAGTGCTCCACTTGTTGAGGAGGAAGTGCAACAAAGGCTGGCTTCTGGGGAGGCAG gaaagaaaaggaaaaagaagaaagttcgCATGCCTGCGAATG ACATGCAATGGAGAACCTCGCAAGATCTTGCAGCTGATAACTATATGATGCCTATGGGCCCCGGTGCTTATAATCCATACTGGAATGGCATGCAACCTGGCATgggtatggaaggatatatgGCACCATATGGTGGTCCTATGCCATATATGGGTTATGGACTAGGCCCATTGGACATGCCATTTGGGGGTTTTGGTCCACAGGACTCATTCGGTGCTCAAGGTTATATGATGCCCATGGTTCCGCCTCAGAG GGATTTGGCTGACTTTGGCATGGGCATGAATGGCATGAATGGCATGAATGGAATGAATGGCATGAATGGCATGAATGGAATGAATGGCATGAATGGCATGAATGGCATGAATGGCATGAATGGCATGAATGGCATGAATGGCATGAATGTTGGACCCCCTGTCATGAGCAGAGAGGAATTTGAGGCTCGAAAAGCTGATTTGAGGCGAAAGCGTGAAAATGAGAGACGAGGCCAAAC tAGGGAATTCTCCAAAGATCGGGAATACGGGAGGGAGGTGAGCAGCGGTGGCGGCGATGGTGCTTCTATGAAATCCAAATCT AAGTCAATTGCTCGATCACCAAGTCCCGACTACAGCAACAGCCACCAGCATCGTCACAGACGCGAGAGGTCATCTCCAGAACGAAGGCCCTCACGTGACCCACGTGACCTGGAGCCACAGCCACCGCGTCCTCCCAAGAGAAAATCAGACCACCACGACAGAGATCGCGAACGCGCCCAAGACCGAGATCGAGGTCGAGACTATGACGATTACCACGACCACCATGAGGATGATCAGCAGCAGCGCCAGAAACGACATCGTTCTGATTCGTCTTCTGCAAAACCACCACCTTCCACTGAAACAACAACAGCATCGGCCAAACCTGCCTCCTCCTCTTCTACGGCATCAGCTGCAGCAGCTGCCGcagcggcggcggcggcggagCGCAAGCACAAGGCAAGCGTGTTTTCTCGCATAAGCTTTCCGGAGGGGGAAGTGAGCAAGAAGCGGGCTCGCGCTGCTTCTCCGTCGGCGACGGAGGATAACAAGCCGTCGTCGGCGCATCATCACAAGGAGTCGTCTTCATCGTTGGCAAATGGATCGGTGTACGACGAGTATAAAACGACGTCGTCGTCGACTGCCAAGGCTGGGAGTGGCGGAAATGGAAGTAGAAAGGCTATGGTTAGCGCTGCTGCTTCTATGGAGTATGAGTCGAGCGACGACGACAGGCACTTCAAGAGGAAGCCGTCGAGGTACGAGGCGTCGCCGCCGCAGAAGGCGGAGCAGGAAGAGCCCAGGCACTCCAGAGGCAGCACCAGGGATCATCGGGATCGCAGGCATAgatag
- the LOC18777209 gene encoding cyclin-dependent kinase F-4: MENYCFLKPLGEGSFGVVWKALHKVTGEIVAIKQLKNEVSRLTSWEEFLQMAEVESLSQLKNHPNIVNLKQAFMGFDGTASLVFEFMEGNLLQFMQLHKKRFNEAEIRNVCHQILLGLDHMHKNGWCHRDLKPENLLVKQGVVKIGDLGSAKKIQPGIPFKDYVTTRWYRAPEVLLGSHFYDSKVDMWAVGVILAEMFNLRPLLPGQNAEQQLFWICSVLGSPTMKSWPEGQILAGQAEYQFPQFSGSGLSFFIPSASESAIQLITSLLSWDPAKRPTAAEALKHPFFVGSHRIPRAIPRAIPERHNHILPNIGGILV, from the coding sequence ATGGAGAATTATTGCTTCCTTAAGCCGCTCGGTGAAGGAAGTTTCGGGGTTGTATGGAAGGCTTTGCACAAGGTGACTGGTGAGATTGTTGCAATTAAGCAACTGAAGAATGAGGTATCGAGGTTGACTTCATGGGAGGAATTTCTCCAAATGGCGGAAGTTGAGTCTCTGTCTCAGTTGAAGAACCACCCGAATATTGTCAATTTGAAACAAGCTTTCATGGGATTTGATGGCACTGCTTCCCTTGTTTTTGAATTCATGGAGGGCAACTTATTGCAATTTATGCAACTGCACAAGAAGAGATTCAATGAGGCAGAAATCAGGAATGTGTGTCATCAAATTCTTCTTGGGCTAGATCACATGCATAAGAATGGGTGGTGCCACCGTGACCTCAAACCGGAAAACTTGTTGGTGAAGCAAGGTGTGGTCAAGATTGGGGATTTGGGTTCTGCTAAGAAGATTCAGCCGGGCATTCCTTTCAAAGATTATGTCACAACTCGCTGGTACAGAGCCCCGGAGGTGTTGCTCGGCTCACACTTCTACGATTCCAAGGTTGATATGTGGGCTGTGGGTGTAATCTTGGCTGAGATGTTCAACCTCCGCCCTCTACTTCCGGGTCAAAATGCGGAGCAGCAGCTGTTTTGGATTTGTAGTGTGCTAGGCAGCCCAACCATGAAGTCATGGCCTGAAGGGCAAATTCTTGCAGGGCAGGCTGAGTATCAGTTTCCACAGTTTTCTGGGTCTGGTCTCTCATTTTTCATCCCATCTGCGAGTGAGTCTGCAATTCAGCTTATTACTTCGCTGCTTTCTTGGGATCCTGCTAAGAGGCCGACTGCTGCAGAGGCACTTAAGCATCCCTTTTTCGTCGGCTCCCACCGTATTCCACGTGCCATTCCTCGTGCCATTCCCGAGAGACATAACCATATTCTTCCTAACATTGGTGGAATTTTAGTCTAG